From Stenotrophomonas maltophilia, a single genomic window includes:
- a CDS encoding TonB-dependent receptor family protein: MPSHAPLRRNLLALLVCASLPSLAAAETAPATDAQSATTLDSISVIGRGEARQVQRMTAEDMKVLPPGANPLKLLATKPGVHFESADATGAYEWSTTISLRGFNQNRLGYTLDGIPLGNMAYGNSNGLHISRAVISENLGGAEVSTGIGALGTPSTSNLGGVFQFYSIDPSTEYGVVLAQGFGSDSARRSYARLETGEHQGFAAYLSGVYSEGDKWKGKGSQELKQFNSKAIYNFGTDSKITALFNVSRRVEADYQDLSLEMIDRLGWDWDNYAPDWDRAVAAARGTFSGGVNSPWDAYYSGHGLRNDDLSSIAGDFGLNESMRLKVNVYNHSNRGQGHWFSPSNPSNPGTSREIPISIRTTEYAIDRTGVTSAFTWNVGGHELEAGLWYEDNGHSVQRNFYYIDGPVTDDFFLRNPDQRVWHQRYTTITRQFYVQDRFRLFDDRLTIDIGAKSPHTRTSVRTPLGSYANNSSLTAKKGFLPQAGFNFKLNEGNEIFGSFAKNIAAYALGVGSPFNVPQAAFDASAQNLKPEQSRTLELGWRGYGQGYEASVAVYDVKFDNRLLAIAQCVGILGCPALFSNVGSVTSRGAEATLQLKPMQDLAWSNALSWNDSTYDNDYVNNGVVPTRGKKTVDTPEWMFASTLAWTPGPWDMRLSANHVGKRYVTYTNDVSVPSYWLVNASVAYDFGQLGPAQNLTVALNLTNLTDKRYLSSINTNGTYAADPTRSLATMQVGAPRQVMATATVRF, encoded by the coding sequence CGATTCGATCTCGGTGATCGGCCGCGGCGAAGCCCGCCAGGTGCAGCGCATGACTGCCGAGGACATGAAGGTGCTGCCGCCCGGCGCCAATCCGCTGAAGCTGCTCGCGACCAAGCCGGGCGTGCATTTCGAATCGGCCGATGCTACCGGCGCCTACGAATGGTCCACCACCATCAGCCTGCGCGGCTTCAACCAGAACCGCCTGGGCTATACCCTCGATGGCATTCCGCTGGGCAACATGGCCTATGGCAACAGCAACGGCCTGCACATCAGCCGCGCAGTGATCAGCGAGAACCTCGGCGGTGCCGAAGTCTCCACCGGTATCGGCGCGCTGGGTACCCCGTCCACCAGCAACCTCGGTGGCGTGTTCCAGTTCTATTCGATCGATCCGTCCACCGAATATGGCGTGGTGCTGGCGCAGGGCTTCGGCAGCGACAGTGCACGCCGCAGTTATGCGCGCCTGGAGACCGGTGAGCACCAGGGCTTTGCCGCCTACCTGTCCGGTGTGTACTCAGAAGGCGACAAGTGGAAGGGCAAGGGCTCGCAGGAGCTGAAGCAGTTCAACAGCAAGGCGATCTACAACTTCGGTACGGACAGCAAGATCACCGCGTTGTTCAACGTCTCGCGGCGCGTCGAAGCGGACTACCAGGACCTGTCGCTGGAGATGATCGATCGCCTCGGCTGGGACTGGGACAACTACGCGCCGGATTGGGATCGCGCGGTCGCCGCCGCACGTGGCACATTCAGCGGCGGCGTCAACAGCCCGTGGGATGCGTATTACTCCGGCCATGGACTGCGCAACGATGACCTGTCCAGCATCGCCGGCGATTTCGGCCTGAACGAATCGATGCGGCTGAAGGTCAACGTCTACAACCACAGCAACCGTGGCCAGGGCCACTGGTTCAGCCCGTCCAATCCGTCCAATCCGGGTACCAGCCGCGAGATCCCGATCTCGATCCGCACCACCGAATACGCGATCGACCGCACTGGCGTGACTTCGGCATTCACCTGGAATGTCGGCGGCCACGAACTCGAGGCCGGCCTCTGGTACGAGGACAACGGCCACAGCGTGCAGCGCAACTTCTACTACATCGACGGCCCGGTCACCGACGACTTCTTCCTGCGCAATCCGGACCAGCGCGTGTGGCACCAGCGCTACACCACCATCACCCGCCAGTTCTATGTGCAGGACCGCTTCCGCCTGTTCGATGACCGCCTGACCATCGACATCGGTGCGAAGTCGCCGCACACCCGCACCAGCGTGCGCACGCCGCTGGGCAGCTATGCCAACAACAGCAGCCTGACCGCAAAGAAGGGCTTCCTGCCGCAGGCCGGCTTCAACTTCAAGCTCAACGAAGGCAACGAGATCTTCGGTTCGTTTGCCAAGAACATCGCGGCCTATGCGCTGGGCGTGGGCAGCCCGTTCAACGTGCCGCAGGCCGCGTTCGATGCCAGCGCGCAGAACCTGAAGCCGGAGCAGTCGCGCACGCTGGAGCTGGGCTGGCGTGGCTACGGCCAGGGCTATGAAGCCTCGGTCGCGGTGTATGACGTGAAGTTCGACAACCGCCTGCTGGCGATCGCCCAATGCGTGGGCATCCTCGGCTGCCCGGCGCTGTTCTCGAACGTGGGTTCGGTGACCAGCCGCGGCGCCGAGGCGACCCTGCAGCTGAAGCCGATGCAGGATCTGGCCTGGTCCAACGCGCTGTCGTGGAATGACAGCACCTACGACAACGACTACGTGAACAACGGCGTGGTGCCGACCCGCGGCAAGAAGACCGTCGACACCCCGGAATGGATGTTCGCCAGCACCCTGGCGTGGACCCCGGGCCCGTGGGACATGCGCCTGTCGGCCAACCATGTCGGCAAGCGCTACGTGACCTACACCAACGATGTGTCGGTGCCGAGCTACTGGCTGGTCAACGCCTCGGTGGCCTATGACTTCGGCCAGCTCGGCCCAGCGCAGAACCTGACCGTGGCGTTGAACCTGACCAACCTCACCGACAAGCGCTACCTGTCGTCGATCAACACCAACGGCACCTACGCCGCCGACCCGACCCGCAGCCTGGCGACCATGCAGGTCGGCGCGCCGCGGCAGGTGATGGCCACCGCAACCGTGCGCTTCTGA